One part of the Chryseobacterium mulctrae genome encodes these proteins:
- a CDS encoding HAMP domain-containing sensor histidine kinase produces MSLKRKIALTLSVSFSLLFGVVLIIIYISFNDFRREEFKDRFVRRLGFTTNFISKSKNFENEAPIFFNENSDNFLLNETILIFNGQKELIYSTIKDQKVTWSKELLIELDKKKDIYNEETVPEVYAALKNINGENYYILTSAYDTNGKSKLEYLKYLLITAFITCTLLIGFFSYYFMGKFLQPLEDLNKEISEVTAHKLTTQIPVEQSNDEISILANSFNTMIVRLNDVFQSQKDFTASASHEIRTPITRMAFQLENLIKLEQHSPETLSALKQMLKDVYQLSDLTNSLLLLTKFDKENIQSIYEEVRIDEVIFESFDRVQKSYPNLKMDFLISEETQENAFLTINGVQSLLDIVFINLLKNAAVYSDNADVKILITENETHLSVDVFSEGNTISEEEQPKLFEAFMRGNNSQNISGSGLGLRIAKRILEYHNANIQYNSPSENMNKFSVIFNK; encoded by the coding sequence ATGTCTTTAAAAAGGAAGATTGCGCTTACGTTAAGTGTTTCGTTTTCGCTGCTTTTTGGGGTTGTTTTAATCATTATTTATATTTCTTTTAATGATTTCCGCAGGGAAGAATTTAAAGACCGATTTGTAAGGCGATTAGGATTTACCACCAATTTTATTTCAAAATCTAAAAATTTTGAGAACGAAGCGCCTATCTTTTTTAATGAAAATTCAGATAATTTCCTCTTAAATGAAACAATTTTAATTTTCAACGGTCAAAAAGAGCTTATTTATAGCACAATAAAAGATCAAAAAGTAACCTGGAGCAAAGAACTTCTTATTGAACTCGACAAGAAAAAAGACATTTACAACGAAGAAACCGTTCCTGAAGTATATGCCGCTTTAAAAAATATCAACGGAGAAAATTATTACATTCTCACCAGTGCTTACGACACCAACGGAAAATCGAAGCTTGAGTACTTGAAATATCTTTTAATTACCGCTTTTATTACCTGTACTTTGCTGATCGGATTTTTCAGTTATTATTTTATGGGAAAATTTCTTCAGCCTTTGGAAGATTTGAATAAAGAAATTTCAGAAGTTACGGCTCATAAACTGACAACGCAAATTCCGGTGGAGCAGTCTAATGACGAAATCAGCATTTTAGCAAATTCATTTAATACAATGATTGTACGATTGAATGATGTTTTTCAGTCCCAAAAAGACTTTACGGCAAGTGCATCCCACGAAATCAGGACTCCGATTACAAGAATGGCTTTTCAGCTGGAAAATTTAATTAAATTAGAGCAGCATTCTCCAGAAACTCTTTCCGCTTTGAAACAGATGTTGAAAGATGTTTATCAATTATCTGATCTTACAAATTCACTTTTACTTCTCACAAAATTCGATAAGGAGAATATTCAGAGTATTTATGAAGAAGTAAGAATAGATGAAGTGATCTTTGAATCTTTCGACCGAGTGCAGAAAAGCTATCCCAATCTAAAAATGGATTTCCTTATTTCTGAAGAAACGCAGGAGAATGCTTTCTTAACCATCAATGGAGTTCAGTCGCTTTTAGATATTGTATTTATTAATTTACTGAAAAATGCAGCAGTCTACTCTGACAATGCTGATGTGAAAATTCTGATAACCGAAAATGAAACTCATCTTTCTGTAGATGTTTTTTCAGAAGGTAATACCATTTCTGAAGAAGAGCAACCAAAACTTTTTGAAGCTTTCATGCGCGGAAACAATTCTCAGAATATTTCCGGTTCCGGTCTTGGACTGCGAATTGCAAAAAGAATTTTAGAATATCATAATGCAAATATTCAATACAATTCTCCTTCTGAAAATATGAACAAGTTTAGTGTGATTTTTAATAAATAA
- a CDS encoding site-specific integrase translates to MAYSFFLRGTKDVKKIYISITHGKDLKLIKPTEFKISETRWNKDNKRMKLSEEENKLKNSNPLKIQKQNEVANFNQRFSAFEASFNEYFSMLIDTDSLTETKLGEFFNTSASKNTVPTDFADFVDYYCLMNIGIADSTKKVYKRTRNLVSGFNPKLRIQDIDDRFKNDFGIYLDKKQYQRSYIRKSLGNIKDFWKYAKRKKIKVSDDPDYWELTKDFPNLNTTDPDDPYLTWEELEEIRKVQFDTDYLDNARDWLLISCWTAQRVSDLMEFTFEKIITDENNNKFLPITQEKTGSKITIPLFKEVEQILNKRGGNFPRKISHQKYNDYIKLVCEKAKITEMVYAPKYRQPVQVNNKTVYRKIVGYFPKHDVITSHVGRRTFVSLFINNVDLDSIRKITGHTREKMVEVYNKLNSLEMAEMTKAKFKSSGFE, encoded by the coding sequence ATGGCATATTCATTTTTTCTACGAGGCACAAAAGATGTAAAGAAGATTTATATTTCGATTACTCACGGAAAAGATTTAAAACTTATCAAACCGACTGAATTTAAAATATCGGAAACCAGATGGAATAAGGATAATAAAAGAATGAAATTATCTGAAGAGGAAAACAAATTGAAAAATTCAAATCCTTTGAAAATCCAGAAACAAAATGAGGTTGCAAATTTTAATCAGCGGTTTAGTGCCTTTGAAGCTTCATTCAATGAATATTTCTCGATGCTTATTGATACTGATTCTTTGACCGAAACTAAATTAGGGGAATTCTTTAATACCTCAGCTTCAAAGAATACGGTTCCGACTGATTTTGCCGACTTTGTTGATTATTACTGCCTGATGAATATCGGAATCGCTGACAGCACAAAAAAGGTTTATAAAAGAACTCGGAATTTAGTATCTGGCTTTAATCCTAAATTAAGGATTCAGGATATTGATGATCGATTTAAAAATGATTTTGGTATTTATCTCGACAAGAAACAATATCAAAGATCATACATTCGTAAAAGCCTGGGGAATATCAAAGACTTTTGGAAATATGCGAAAAGGAAAAAGATCAAAGTTTCAGATGATCCTGATTATTGGGAATTGACAAAAGATTTTCCAAACCTCAACACTACTGATCCGGATGATCCGTATTTGACATGGGAGGAACTCGAAGAAATCAGGAAAGTACAGTTTGATACAGATTATTTAGATAATGCCAGAGATTGGCTGCTTATAAGTTGCTGGACAGCTCAGAGAGTTTCTGATTTAATGGAATTTACTTTCGAGAAGATTATCACAGACGAAAATAATAATAAGTTTCTGCCAATTACCCAAGAGAAAACAGGCTCCAAAATCACGATACCACTTTTTAAAGAGGTTGAGCAAATTTTAAATAAAAGAGGTGGAAATTTCCCCAGAAAGATAAGCCACCAGAAATACAATGATTACATAAAGTTAGTATGTGAAAAAGCTAAAATAACGGAAATGGTTTATGCTCCGAAATACAGACAGCCGGTGCAAGTGAATAATAAAACCGTTTACCGAAAAATAGTAGGCTATTTCCCAAAACATGATGTGATTACAAGCCACGTTGGAAGAAGAACGTTTGTATCTCTTTTTATAAATAATGTTGATTTGGACTCAATCCGAAAGATAACCGGACATACTCGCGAAAAGATGGTTGAGGTTTATAATAAGTTAAATTCCCTTGAAATGGCAGAAATGACAAAAGCAAAATTTAAAAGCTCAGGATTTGAGTAA
- a CDS encoding efflux RND transporter permease subunit — translation MNKFIKNIISFSLKNKAFTFIWVAILAVAGFISFKNMPIEAFPDVTNTQIVIITQWDGRSAEEVERFVTTPIELAMSPVQKKTSVRSTTMFGLSIVKILFDDGVDDMFARNMVNNQLRNVSLPEGIDPEVQPPYGPTGEIFRYTLESKKKDSRELLTLQNWVIDRALRGVPGVADINVFGGQDKVFELSIDPRALDKYNLTPLQVYEAVTKSNLNVGGDVIEKNGQAYVVRGIGLVQSIDDIGNITIHNDSGNPILVKYVAEVHESSRPRVGQAGLNNQDDTVEGIVVMRKGENPREVLVGVKAKIKELNEKILPKDVKMVTFYDRDNLMDFTTETVMHNLMEGIILVTVIVLIFMADWRTTLIVSIIIPLSLLFAFLCLKMAGMSANLLSLGAVDFGIIIDGAVVMVEGIFVMLDHKAKKYGNERFNKLAKAGWIKQTGTGLGKAIFFSKLIIITSLIPIFSFQKVEGKMFSPLAFTLGFALLGALIFTLTLVPVLTHLLLNKNVKEKNNPFVNFWDRIVLKGFSFTFKHKKLSLITAISFMAVALFSGKFLGTEFLPQLNEGSLWITAEMPMSSSLKESLKTADILKKDIMSVPEVTDVLAQTGRSNDGTDPNGFGFVQFAVNLKPKDEWKRKISYEELTEEIDKKLRNYQGITFNYSQPISDNVAEAVAGFKAENGIKIYGDNLQTLDELADKVLKSIKDVDGVRDAGIIKNIGQPEVNVVWDRNKMAAYGVMPEDAQTVLEMAFGGKTASEMYDGERKFPIRLRYSHEYRKDENDIASLMIPTQDGTMIPLKEVGNIEKNNGAAFIYRDDIKRYIGIKFSIRDRDLGGTIADAQKEVAKIDLPEGYKVGWTGQFENQQRATSRLTEVVPISILGIFFLLFILFGNMKDSLLVLANVPFALIGGIIALHLTRMNFGISAGVGMIALLGICIQNGVILITEFHQNVKDGLPLDEAVFNGVKSRTRPVIMTALMASIGLLPAALSTGIGSESQKPLAIVIIGGLITATILTLLIFPIIFWIFNRTKKTEEII, via the coding sequence ATGAATAAATTCATAAAAAATATAATATCGTTTTCACTTAAAAATAAGGCTTTTACCTTTATTTGGGTGGCGATTTTGGCGGTTGCAGGGTTTATAAGTTTCAAAAACATGCCGATCGAAGCTTTTCCCGATGTTACCAATACTCAAATTGTGATCATTACGCAATGGGATGGTAGAAGTGCCGAAGAAGTCGAGCGTTTTGTCACGACGCCGATTGAACTAGCGATGAGCCCGGTTCAGAAAAAAACTAGTGTTCGAAGTACCACCATGTTTGGTCTTTCTATTGTTAAAATTCTGTTTGATGACGGAGTTGATGATATGTTTGCCCGAAATATGGTCAACAATCAGCTTCGAAATGTAAGTCTTCCTGAAGGTATTGATCCCGAAGTACAGCCTCCTTACGGACCGACCGGAGAAATTTTCAGATATACTTTAGAAAGTAAGAAAAAAGATTCCCGTGAGCTTCTTACTTTACAGAATTGGGTGATCGACAGAGCGCTTCGTGGTGTTCCAGGAGTTGCAGATATCAATGTTTTTGGAGGTCAGGATAAAGTTTTTGAGTTGAGTATTGATCCGAGAGCTTTAGATAAATATAATTTAACGCCGTTACAGGTTTATGAAGCGGTGACGAAAAGTAATTTAAATGTCGGTGGAGACGTTATCGAAAAAAACGGACAAGCCTATGTTGTACGAGGAATTGGTTTGGTACAGTCGATAGACGATATCGGCAATATTACTATTCATAATGATAGCGGAAACCCAATTTTGGTAAAATATGTTGCTGAGGTTCATGAAAGTTCGCGACCGAGAGTAGGGCAGGCTGGATTAAACAATCAGGATGATACGGTAGAAGGAATTGTGGTGATGCGAAAAGGTGAAAATCCGCGTGAAGTTTTGGTAGGCGTAAAAGCTAAAATTAAAGAGCTTAACGAAAAAATTCTTCCCAAAGATGTAAAAATGGTCACTTTCTACGACCGTGATAATCTGATGGATTTTACGACAGAAACGGTGATGCACAATCTGATGGAAGGAATCATCCTTGTTACGGTGATTGTTTTGATCTTTATGGCAGATTGGCGAACGACTTTAATTGTTTCCATCATCATTCCTTTGTCGTTGCTTTTTGCGTTTTTATGTTTAAAAATGGCAGGAATGAGTGCCAATTTATTATCATTGGGAGCCGTAGATTTCGGAATTATCATTGACGGAGCCGTCGTCATGGTCGAAGGGATTTTTGTAATGCTCGACCATAAAGCCAAAAAATATGGTAATGAAAGATTTAATAAACTCGCAAAAGCAGGTTGGATCAAACAAACCGGAACCGGTTTAGGAAAAGCCATTTTCTTTTCAAAATTAATTATCATCACTTCATTAATTCCAATTTTCTCATTCCAGAAAGTGGAAGGTAAAATGTTCTCGCCTTTGGCATTTACCCTTGGTTTTGCATTGTTAGGTGCTTTGATTTTTACCTTGACTTTAGTTCCTGTTTTAACGCATTTATTGTTAAATAAAAATGTAAAAGAGAAAAACAATCCGTTTGTGAATTTTTGGGACAGAATTGTACTGAAAGGTTTCAGCTTTACATTTAAACATAAAAAATTAAGTTTAATTACAGCGATTTCGTTTATGGCGGTTGCTTTATTTTCTGGGAAATTTTTAGGAACAGAATTTTTACCTCAATTAAATGAAGGTTCACTTTGGATCACTGCAGAAATGCCGATGAGCTCCTCTTTAAAAGAATCTTTGAAGACAGCTGATATTTTAAAGAAAGACATAATGAGTGTTCCTGAAGTAACCGATGTTTTGGCGCAAACCGGACGAAGCAACGACGGAACTGATCCGAATGGATTTGGATTTGTGCAGTTTGCGGTCAATCTTAAACCTAAAGATGAATGGAAAAGAAAGATCAGCTATGAAGAATTAACAGAAGAAATTGACAAAAAACTAAGGAATTATCAAGGAATAACATTTAATTATTCTCAACCTATTTCTGATAACGTTGCTGAAGCGGTTGCCGGATTTAAAGCTGAAAATGGAATTAAAATCTACGGGGATAATCTTCAGACTTTGGATGAATTGGCGGATAAAGTTTTAAAATCAATAAAAGATGTCGATGGAGTTCGTGATGCAGGAATTATTAAAAATATCGGTCAGCCGGAAGTAAATGTGGTTTGGGACAGAAATAAAATGGCAGCTTATGGTGTAATGCCGGAAGATGCACAAACAGTTCTGGAAATGGCTTTTGGTGGAAAAACGGCTTCTGAAATGTATGATGGTGAAAGGAAATTCCCGATTCGTTTAAGATATTCTCACGAATACAGAAAAGATGAAAATGATATTGCTTCACTGATGATTCCTACGCAGGATGGAACAATGATTCCGCTGAAAGAGGTCGGAAATATTGAAAAAAATAACGGAGCTGCGTTTATTTACCGTGATGACATTAAACGTTATATCGGAATTAAATTCTCAATTCGTGACCGTGATTTAGGAGGAACGATTGCAGATGCACAGAAAGAAGTGGCAAAAATTGATCTTCCCGAAGGATATAAAGTGGGGTGGACTGGTCAATTTGAAAACCAGCAAAGAGCAACATCAAGACTTACAGAAGTGGTGCCGATAAGTATTTTAGGAATATTCTTCCTGTTGTTTATCCTTTTTGGAAACATGAAAGATTCCCTTTTGGTTTTGGCGAATGTACCTTTTGCTTTGATAGGTGGAATTATCGCTCTTCATTTAACCCGAATGAATTTCGGAATTTCTGCCGGAGTTGGGATGATTGCTTTATTGGGAATTTGTATTCAGAATGGAGTGATTTTGATTACGGAATTTCATCAGAATGTAAAAGACGGATTGCCGTTGGATGAAGCTGTATTTAACGGAGTAAAATCCAGAACAAGACCTGTAATTATGACGGCTTTAATGGCATCCATTGGATTATTACCTGCTGCATTATCCACTGGAATAGGTTCTGAATCTCAAAAACCTTTGGCGATCGTAATTATTGGTGGTTTAATTACGGCAACGATTCTTACTTTATTAATCTTCCCAATTATCTTCTGGATTTTTAACAGAACAAAGAAAACCGAAGAAATTATTTAG
- a CDS encoding efflux RND transporter periplasmic adaptor subunit yields MKKIIIPLFSALLLWSCSKPEIAKTPEPKGFELSNTMLESISTAKVENRNIEDSYSFYGKISADRNSYIDVFPLVGGNVMSVNVELGDYVRKGQVLATIRSTELAEVQKDVSDARTDLQVAKNNLRVAREMYEGKLNTERDVLEAKSQLQKAEDQMQRASAVSTVYNVKNGNIYSVLAPISGYIVHKDINKDMQLRSDRSENIFDVANTTNVWAIMNINEADIDKISLGMPAQVSTLSYPDKVFDGKIDKIFKIIDPETNAMQARVVLDNANGLLIPDSKATIKVSKSENKMALSIPSKAVIFDDDRSYVVVFKSRTDVKIKEIQVLKQLGDVTYISEGLKEGENVITNNQLLIYRSLKN; encoded by the coding sequence ATGAAAAAAATAATTATACCCTTGTTTTCAGCTTTGCTTTTATGGTCATGCTCAAAACCTGAAATTGCAAAAACTCCCGAGCCAAAAGGTTTTGAACTGAGCAATACAATGCTCGAATCAATTTCCACAGCGAAAGTTGAGAATAGAAATATAGAAGATTCATATAGTTTTTACGGTAAAATCTCTGCCGACAGAAATTCTTATATCGACGTATTTCCGTTGGTCGGAGGAAATGTAATGAGTGTGAATGTGGAACTGGGAGATTATGTAAGAAAAGGTCAGGTTTTAGCGACGATAAGAAGTACCGAACTGGCAGAAGTACAAAAAGATGTAAGCGATGCAAGAACAGATCTGCAGGTTGCTAAAAATAATCTTCGGGTTGCAAGAGAAATGTACGAAGGAAAACTGAATACGGAAAGAGATGTTTTGGAAGCAAAAAGCCAGCTTCAGAAAGCCGAAGACCAAATGCAGAGAGCATCTGCAGTAAGTACGGTTTACAATGTGAAAAACGGAAATATTTATAGTGTTTTAGCACCAATCAGCGGATACATCGTTCATAAGGACATTAATAAAGATATGCAGCTGAGAAGTGACAGAAGTGAAAATATTTTTGATGTTGCGAATACCACAAATGTTTGGGCAATTATGAACATCAATGAAGCAGATATCGATAAAATAAGTCTTGGAATGCCCGCTCAGGTTTCCACATTATCTTATCCGGATAAAGTTTTTGACGGAAAAATTGATAAAATATTCAAAATTATCGATCCTGAAACCAATGCAATGCAGGCAAGAGTTGTTCTGGATAACGCCAATGGATTGTTGATTCCCGATAGTAAAGCAACAATTAAAGTTTCAAAATCTGAAAATAAAATGGCGCTTTCTATTCCTTCAAAAGCTGTGATATTTGATGATGACAGAAGTTATGTTGTCGTTTTTAAATCGAGAACTGATGTGAAGATTAAAGAAATTCAGGTTTTAAAACAGCTGGGTGACGTCACATACATTTCAGAAGGTCTTAAAGAAGGTGAAAATGTAATTACCAATAATCAGTTGTTGATCTATCGTTCTCTAAAAAATTAA
- the rpsU gene encoding 30S ribosomal protein S21 → MLIIPVKDGESIDRALKKYKRKFDKTGTVRQLRSRQAFIKPSVTLRQSRLKAAYKQRGLSKEEQA, encoded by the coding sequence ATGTTAATAATTCCAGTAAAAGACGGAGAGTCTATCGACAGAGCGTTAAAAAAATATAAAAGAAAATTTGATAAAACGGGTACAGTTCGTCAATTAAGATCTAGACAAGCTTTTATCAAGCCTTCTGTAACTCTTAGACAATCTAGGCTGAAAGCAGCTTATAAGCAAAGAGGATTAAGCAAGGAAGAGCAAGCTTAA
- a CDS encoding tyrosine-type recombinase/integrase: MQDRFLDYLQFEKRYSPHTITSYRRDLDDFYSFYLKTESSEDLLKVDKKIIRNFVVELSENGISKRTVNRKLSTLRSFYLFLLKLGEIEVSPVESVSSLKFYPEPQIPLSQDEMGVLQNKIFSEVEDLLVKSIIEVLYQTGIRKSELCGLIFESVNLEENELKILGKGNKERYIPISENLSSLLKDYRKIRKPLEEFKSYFFINKKGKKLTEKFVYVVVNKYLSLITSKQKRSPHILRHSFATHVLDNGAEISKVKKILGHSSLASTQVYTNANIEQLKKVFNQSHPRAIKKEEL; encoded by the coding sequence ATTCAAGATAGATTTTTAGATTATCTGCAGTTCGAAAAGAGGTATTCTCCTCATACCATTACAAGTTATCGTCGTGATCTTGACGATTTTTATTCTTTTTATCTCAAAACCGAATCCTCAGAAGACCTTCTGAAGGTAGACAAAAAAATAATCAGAAATTTTGTTGTTGAACTTAGTGAAAATGGTATTTCAAAAAGAACAGTGAACAGGAAGCTTTCTACGCTTCGCAGTTTTTATTTATTTCTTCTAAAATTGGGTGAAATTGAAGTTTCTCCGGTCGAAAGCGTATCATCATTGAAATTTTATCCTGAACCGCAGATTCCTCTCTCACAGGATGAGATGGGCGTTTTACAAAATAAAATATTTTCTGAAGTGGAAGATTTACTTGTGAAATCTATTATCGAAGTTTTATATCAAACAGGAATTCGTAAATCTGAACTTTGTGGCTTAATATTTGAAAGTGTAAACTTAGAAGAAAACGAACTTAAAATCTTAGGAAAAGGTAATAAAGAAAGATATATTCCTATTTCTGAAAATTTGAGTTCATTGCTTAAAGACTATCGTAAAATACGAAAACCGCTAGAGGAATTTAAGTCTTATTTTTTTATCAATAAAAAGGGAAAAAAACTGACCGAAAAATTTGTCTATGTAGTAGTTAATAAGTACCTTAGTCTTATAACTTCTAAACAAAAAAGAAGTCCTCATATTTTAAGACATAGCTTCGCGACGCATGTTTTAGACAATGGGGCAGAGATATCAAAAGTTAAAAAAATATTGGGTCATTCTAGTCTTGCAAGCACACAAGTGTACACTAATGCCAATATTGAACAGTTGAAAAAAGTGTTTAATCAGTCTCATCCAAGAGCAATTAAAAAAGAAGAATTATGA
- a CDS encoding TolC family protein: MNKIAGLFVVISSVISAQQQMSLLECENAFQQNNLQLLAEQYSINMADADILQAKIWELPQMSGYINAYNPQDKRVLDAGRAKGFEVTQLIYMGGKKKNEIAFAKSNKELAQLQFSQLLVELRTQLHTNYYNLYYEKLKLENTNKQLGYMNDLLKAYKVQSAKGNVSLKDEVRLQSIVIQLNNDKVNINKNLLEFEQSLKVLTGITENIEPKISDEEAKLVLTAQPFGDDDELKRKALENNADYLFILKLIDNSKLYAQWQKSLNVPDLNVGAEYDQASGTFNNEINLKVGIPIPLWKSNKGNVEKANYAIKQNQKNAEFQKLNLETKVQSAFQIWKTQYDQLAEIKSTDLSNLDLVYDGMLKNFRNGNISLIEFTDFMESYRQTALQIYDMKNDLMESAIKLNQLVQTKIFY; this comes from the coding sequence ATGAACAAAATTGCAGGACTGTTCGTGGTGATTTCTTCAGTGATATCGGCGCAGCAGCAAATGTCGCTTTTGGAGTGCGAAAATGCCTTTCAGCAAAACAATCTTCAGCTTCTTGCCGAGCAATACAGCATCAATATGGCAGATGCAGATATTTTGCAGGCGAAAATCTGGGAGCTTCCGCAGATGAGTGGCTATATCAATGCTTACAATCCCCAAGACAAAAGAGTTTTGGATGCAGGAAGAGCAAAAGGTTTCGAAGTAACCCAACTGATTTATATGGGCGGAAAAAAGAAAAACGAAATCGCTTTTGCAAAATCTAATAAAGAACTGGCTCAATTACAGTTTTCACAGCTTTTGGTAGAGTTGAGAACTCAGCTTCACACCAATTATTACAATCTTTACTACGAAAAACTCAAGCTTGAAAATACCAATAAGCAATTAGGGTATATGAACGATCTTTTGAAAGCGTACAAAGTGCAGTCTGCAAAAGGAAATGTTTCGCTGAAAGATGAGGTTAGGCTTCAAAGCATCGTTATTCAGTTGAATAATGATAAAGTAAATATCAATAAAAATCTTTTAGAGTTTGAGCAGAGCCTTAAAGTTCTTACCGGAATTACTGAAAATATAGAGCCTAAGATTTCTGATGAAGAAGCGAAGTTGGTCTTAACGGCACAGCCTTTCGGTGATGATGATGAGTTGAAAAGAAAAGCACTAGAAAACAACGCCGATTATTTATTCATTTTAAAACTGATTGATAATTCTAAATTATACGCGCAATGGCAAAAATCATTGAATGTTCCTGATTTGAATGTTGGTGCAGAATATGATCAGGCTTCCGGAACTTTTAATAATGAAATTAATTTGAAGGTCGGAATTCCTATTCCATTATGGAAAAGCAATAAAGGAAATGTAGAAAAAGCCAATTACGCCATTAAGCAGAATCAGAAAAACGCAGAATTTCAGAAACTCAATTTAGAAACAAAAGTGCAGTCTGCCTTTCAAATCTGGAAAACCCAATACGATCAGTTAGCCGAAATAAAATCTACCGACTTAAGTAATCTTGATCTTGTCTATGACGGAATGCTTAAAAATTTCAGAAACGGAAACATCAGTTTAATTGAATTTACAGATTTCATGGAAAGCTATCGTCAAACCGCACTGCAGATCTATGATATGAAAAACGATTTGATGGAGTCTGCCATTAAGCTTAATCAATTAGTACAAACCAAAATTTTCTATTAA
- a CDS encoding response regulator transcription factor translates to MNILLLEDDLILSAELSKFLESNQFTCDKIYDGETFLRQIKNNVYDLYLLDINVPKVNGLDVCQTIRSFDKNTPIIIISAYGDISDKKDAFTRLADDYLVKPFQFEELLLRMNSLLRRKVPSDNIDLDIIRIDDLIINKTEQKVFRAGNEIALTLKEFQLLVYLAEAQGRTVSKQQITENVWEHNFNTNTNTVEVYINFLRKKIDKEYKVKLIHTRSGFGYYLNPL, encoded by the coding sequence ATGAACATTCTCTTATTAGAAGACGACCTTATTCTCTCAGCTGAGTTGAGTAAATTTTTAGAATCAAATCAATTTACATGTGATAAAATTTATGACGGCGAAACTTTTCTCCGCCAGATAAAGAATAATGTGTACGATTTATATCTTTTAGACATTAATGTTCCAAAAGTTAATGGTTTGGATGTTTGTCAGACCATTCGCTCTTTTGATAAAAATACCCCGATCATTATTATTTCGGCTTATGGAGATATTTCAGATAAGAAAGATGCGTTTACGAGATTGGCAGATGATTATTTGGTAAAGCCTTTTCAGTTTGAAGAATTATTGCTTAGAATGAACTCACTTTTGAGAAGAAAAGTTCCTTCTGACAATATAGATTTAGATATTATAAGGATTGATGATTTAATTATAAATAAAACCGAACAAAAAGTTTTCCGTGCAGGAAACGAAATTGCGTTGACTTTAAAAGAATTCCAGCTTCTTGTTTATCTTGCAGAAGCGCAGGGAAGAACGGTTTCTAAACAACAGATCACCGAAAATGTCTGGGAACATAATTTTAACACCAATACCAATACGGTAGAAGTTTACATCAATTTTTTAAGAAAAAAGATCGACAAAGAATATAAAGTAAAGTTGATTCACACCAGATCTGGTTTTGGTTATTACCTAAATCCTTTATAA
- a CDS encoding HPF/RaiA family ribosome-associated protein → MKISVQAIGLTPHEPLESHVDKKVSKLGTFYDKIQECKVFLKVENNSDRANKTTELILVVPGDDIVVKKTSSSFEESLDLCVDAAKKLLIKKKELA, encoded by the coding sequence ATGAAGATTTCAGTACAAGCAATCGGCTTAACTCCACACGAACCGCTAGAGTCACATGTAGACAAAAAAGTAAGTAAACTAGGAACGTTTTATGACAAGATTCAGGAATGTAAAGTGTTCTTGAAAGTAGAAAATAATTCAGACAGAGCAAATAAAACTACCGAATTGATTTTGGTCGTTCCGGGTGATGATATTGTAGTAAAAAAGACATCTTCCAGCTTTGAAGAAAGTTTAGATCTTTGTGTTGATGCGGCTAAGAAACTGTTAATCAAGAAAAAAGAATTAGCGTAA